A stretch of the Malus sylvestris chromosome 10, drMalSylv7.2, whole genome shotgun sequence genome encodes the following:
- the LOC126585881 gene encoding glutathione reductase, chloroplastic-like, which produces MMATSLSTPKLTTTMSSSPALHNLFSKKLPSPLSLPKTLSSLSHLRRTSASHPHHHLHSRRRFSVSAVDSGNGADSARHYDFDLFTIGAGSGGVRASRFAANFGASVAVCELPFSTISSDTAGGVGGTCVLRGCVPKKLLVYASKFAHEFEESNGFGWRYETEPKHDWSTLIANKNAELKRLTGIYKNVLSNANVTLIEGRGKIVDPHTVDVDGKLYSARHILVSVGGRPFIPEIPGSEYAIDSDAALDLPTKPEKIAIVGGGYIAVEFAGIFNGLTSDVHVFIRQKKVLRGFDEEVRDFVQEQMALRGIEFHAEESPQAIVKAADGSLSLKTNKGTIEGFSHIMFATGRRPNTKNLGLEAVGVKLSKNGAMEVDKFSRTAVPSIWAVGDVTDRVNLTPIALMEGGAIAKTLFLNEPTMPDYRAVPSAVFSQPPIGQVGLSEEQAVEQYGDVDIYTSNFRPLKATLSGLPDRTFMKLIVCAKTNKVLGLHMCGEDSPEIVQGFAVAVKAGLTKADLDSTIGIHPTAAEEFVTMRTPTRKIRKDPPSQGKIDSDVKAAKGV; this is translated from the exons ATGATGGCCACCTCTCTCTCCACCCCAAAGCTCACCACCACCATGTCCTCCTCCCCAGCCCTCCACAACCTCTTCTCCAAAAAGCTCCCTTCCCCGCTCTCTCTTCCCAAAACCCTATCCTCTCTCTCCCACCTCCGCCGCACCTCTGCCTCTCAcccccaccaccacctccactcCCGCCGTCGTTTCTCCGTTAGCGCCGTCGATTCCGGAAACGGCGCCGACTCCGCTCGCCACTACGACTTCGACCTCTTCACTATTGGTGCCGGCAGTGGCGGCGTCCGCGCCTCCCGCTTTGCCGCCAATTTCGGAGCTTCAGTCGCTGTCTGCGAGCTCCCCTTCTCCACGATCTCTTCCGATACCGCCGGAGGCGTCGGCGGCAC GTGTGTGCTTCGTGGATGTGTACCGAAAAAACTACTAGTTTACGCTTCGAAATTTGCTCATGAGTTTGAAGAGAGTAATGGGTTTGGATGGAGATATGAGACTGAGCCAAAGCATGATTGGAGCACATTGATAGCTAACAAGAATGCTGAGTTAAAGCGGCTCACCGGAATTTACAAGAATGTTCTTAGCAATGCAAATGTCACTTTGATCGAAGGCCGTGGAAAG ATAGTGGACCCACACACGGTTGATGTAGACGGGAAGCTGTATTCTGCGCGACATATATTAGTTTCAGTTGGGGGGCGACCCTTCATTCCTGAAATTCCCGGAAGTGAATATGCAATAGACTCTGATGCTGCCCTTGATTTGCCTACCAAGCCTGAGAAAATAGCAATAGTTGGTGGTGGTTACATCGCTGTGGAGTTTGCTGGCATCTTCAACGGTTTGACGAGTGACGTTCATGTATTTATAAGGCAGAAGAAAGTTTTAAGGGGTTTTGATGAAGAG GTCAGAGATTTTGTTCAAGAGCAGATGGCTCTGCGAGGAATCGAGTTCCATGCAGAGGAGTCCCCTCAGGCTATCGTAAAGGCAGCTGATGGTTCATTGTCCCTGAAGACCAATAAAGGAACAATTGAAGGTTTCTCACACATTATGTTTGCAACAGGACGTAGGCCTAATACAAAG AATTTGGGATTGGAGGCAGTAGGTGTGAAACTGTCCAAGAATGGAGCAATGGAG GTTGATAAATTCTCCCGTACAGCAGTTCCTTCAATTTGGGCTGTTGGAGATGTTACAGACAGAGTAAATCTGACTCCCATTGCTTTGATGGAGGGAGGGGCAATAGCAAAAACACTCTTTCTGAATGAGCCAACAATGCCTGATTACAG AGCTGTTCCTTCTGCTGTGTTTTCCCAGCCACCAATTGGTCAAGTTGGTCTTTCCGAAGAACAG GCTGTAGAACAGTATGGTGATGTTGACATCTACACATCAAACTTCAGGCCCTTAAAGGCTACTCTTTCGGGACTGCCAGATAGAACCTTCATGAAACTCATAGTCTGTGCAAAGACAAACAAGGTTCTGGGGTTacacatgtgtggagaagattCACCCGAAATTGTGCAG GGATTTGCAGTTGCTGTGAAAGCCGGCCTGACAAAGGCAGATTTGGATTCCACAATTGGTATTCACCCGACAGCCGCAGAAGAGTTTGTGACAATGAGGACTCCCACTCGGAAGATACGAAAAGACCCTCCATCTCAG GGGAAGATAGACTCCGATGTTAAAGCTGCCAAAGGTGTTTGA
- the LOC126585880 gene encoding U3 small nucleolar RNA-associated protein 18 homolog, whose translation MSLISQNVPSAFKASKTKRDDDGVTDEPPLLLQGNEDNGDEEVTDLDIVRTKKRKKARKEDDEKVAVEQKEKEQLEDSLFGAINSPLEFGKGDEEEVGDGADLFFVDRSASGVLSVDEEDGELSEEETQERKPVWVDEEEEKAKINIAKVNRLRKLRKEEEESLISGSDYVSRLRAQHAKLNPGTEWAQLDRHLQESSYSDDESSDEENQVGVARGYKGVESVDDLLRTNEELVVKSSSKLLPGLLEYSALLNANAEEPSNGPINSVQFHRNGQLLLAAGLDRRLRFFQIDGKRNTKIESIFLDDCPIRKASFLPDGSQVIIAGRRNFFYSFDLVKAKVDKIGPLVGREEKSLEFFEVSPDSSTIAFVGNEGYILLVSSKTKELIRTLKMNGTVRSLAFTNDGKQLLSSGGDGQVYHWDLRTGACIHKAVDEGCINGTSLCTSPTGTLFAAGSDSGIVNIYNREDFLGGKRKPIKTIENLTTKVDFLKFNGDAQILAICSSMKKDSLKLIHVPSFTVFSNWPPPRRSIHYPRCLDFSPGGGFMAVGNAAGKVLLYKLHHYHHA comes from the coding sequence ATGAGTTTAATATCGCAGAATGTTCCGTCGGCTTTTAAAGCCAGCAAGACTAAAAGGGATGATGATGGTGTTACTGACGAGCCGCCTTTGCTTCTGCAAGGAAACGAAGACAATGGGGATGAAGAAGTGACTGATTTGGATATTGTGAGgacgaagaaaagaaagaaagcccGTAAGGAAGATGATGAGAAAGTGGCAGTGgagcaaaaagaaaaggagCAGCTGGAGGACTCATTGTTTGGAGCCATTAATTCCCCACTTGAGTTTGGAAAGGGGGATGAGGAAGAAGTTGGAGATGGAGCGGATTTGTTCTTTGTGGATCGTTCTGCCAGTGGTGTGCTTTCAGTTGATGAAGAGGATGGAGAGTTATCGGAAGAGGAAACTCAGGAAAGAAAACCTGTGTGGGTGGATGAGGAAGAGGAGAAGGCTAAAATAAATATTGCTAAAGTTAATAGGTTAAGGAAGctgaggaaggaggaggaggagagtttgatttcaggttcagATTACGTGTCGAGATTGAGGGCTCAGCATGCTAAGCTGAACCCAGGCACAGAATGGGCTCAACTTGATCGGCACTTGCAGGAGAGTAGTTATTCTGATGATGAATCGTCGGATGAAGAGAATCAGGTAGGAGTGGCCCGTGGCTACAAGGGTGTAGAATCTGTTGATGATCTCCTTCGAACGAATGAGGAACTTGTTGTGAAGAGCAGTTCAAAGTTGTTGCCTGGACTTCTTGAATATTCAGCACTTCTAAATGCAAATGCAGAGGAACCTTCTAATGGTCCGATAAACTCAGTGCAGTTCCATAGAAACGGGCAGTTGCTTCTTGCTGCTGGGTTGGATCGAAGGCTTAGGTTTTTTCAAATTGATGGCAAGCGGAATACTAAAATAGAAAGCATCTTCCTTGATGACTGTCCCATTCGAAAGGCGTCTTTTTTGCCTGATGGGTCTCAGGTTATTATAGCTGgaaggaggaacttcttttACAGCTTTGACTTAGTGAAGGCGAAAGTAGATAAAATTGGACCCCTGGTTGGTAGAGAGGAGAAAAGCTTGGAATTTTTTGAAGTTTCCCCTGACTCTAGTACAATTGCTTTTGTGGGCAATGAAGGCTATATCCTGTTGGTTTCCTCTAAAACGAAGGAATTGATCCGAACACTAAAGATGAATGGAACTGTTCGTTCTTTAGCTTTTACCAATGATGGGAAGCAACTGTTGAGCTCTGGCGGAGATGGACAGGTCTACCACTGGGATCTGAGAACTGGGGCTTGCATCCATAAGGCTGTTGATGAAGGTTGCATAAATGGAACATCTCTTTGTACATCTCCAACTGGAACATTGTTTGCTGCTGGTTCAGACAGTGGGATTGTCAACATTTACAATAGAGAGGATTTTTTGGGGGGCAAGAGAAAACCCATCAAGACCATCGAGAATCTTACAACGAAAGTAGACTTTCTCAAGTTCAACGGTGATGCTCAAATACTGGCCATTTGTTCGAGCATGAAGAAGGATAGCTTGAAGTTGATACATGTTCCATCATTTACTGTTTTCTCCAACTGGCCTCCACCGAGAAGGTCCATACATTATCCCCGCTGTTTGGATTTCAGTCCCGGTGGAGGTTTCATGGCTGTAGGAAATGCTGCTGGAAAAGTGTTGTTGTACAAGTTGCATCACTACCATCACGCATAG
- the LOC126585883 gene encoding phospholipase A1-Igamma2, chloroplastic-like → MAAISLSCTVLPFTKLNLSAYKSHPFGTSKLTVSTSTVAAKVLHSKTTDSLPSIITELEKERAHSKEEDDQNERETNTTTHENERRLSDVWRELHGQDDWVGLLDPMDPLLRSELIRYGEMAQACYDAFDFDPFSKYCGSCRFTRHAFFESLGMAQNGYHVSCYLFATSNINLPNFFKKSRWPKVWSKNANWIGYVAVSDDDTSARLGRRDISIAWRGTVTRLEWIVDLMDFLKPVSANRIPCPDQTVKVESGFLDLYTDKDATCRFCQFSAREQILTEIKRLVEKYSDEELSITITGHSLGSALAILSAYDITETGLNVMSDGRVVPVSVLSYSGPRVGNVRFKERLESLGVKVLRVVNVHDVVPKSPGLFFNEHVAPRLMKLAEGLPWSYSHVGVQLELDHKNSPFLKPTNDPGCAHNLEAHLHLLDGYHGKGHRFVLASGRDPALVNKASDFLKDHYLVPPYWRQDHNKGMVRCKDGRWIQAERPKLDDHHPEDIHHHLKQLGLASDH, encoded by the exons ATGGCGGCCATTTCTTTATCCTGTACCGTTCTTCCCTTCACAAAACTCAACTTATCAGCCTACAAATCACACCCCTTTGGAACCTCGAAACTCACCGTTTCAACCTCCACCGTCGCCGCCAAAGTCCTCCACTCAAAAACCACTGACTCCTTACCCTCCATCATCACCGAGCTTGAAAAAGAAAGAGCCCACAGCAAAGAAGAGGACGACCAAAATGAACGAGAGACCAACACTACCACTCACGAAAACGAGCGTCGTTTGTCCGATGTTTGGCGGGAACTCCACGGTCAAGATGACTGGGTCGGGTTACTCGACCCGATGGACCCCCTCCTCCGATCTGAGCTCATCCGCTATGGCGAGATGGCCCAGGCCTGCTACGACGCCTTCGACTTCGATCCCTTCTCCAAGTACTGTGGCAGCTGCCGCTTCACGCGCCACGCCTTCTTCGAGTCCCTGGGCATGGCCCAGAACGGCTACCACGTGTCGTGCTACCTCTTCGCCACGTCCAATATCAACCTCCCAAACTTCTTCAAGAAGTCCCGCTGGCCCAAGGTCTGGAGCAAAAACGCCAACTGGATTGGATATGTCGCCGTTTCGGACGACGATACGTCGGCGCGTTTGGGCCGCCGAGACATCAGTATTGCGTGGCGCGGCACCGTCACCCGCCTCGAGTGGATAGTCGACTTAATGGACTTTCTAAAGCCGGTTTCCGCGAATCGAATCCCGTGCCCGGATCAGACTGTAAAAGTCGAATCCGGGTTTCTGGATCTCTACACCGATAAAGACGCGACGTGCCGATTTTGCCAATTCTCGGCGAGGGAGCAGATTTTGACGGAGATTAAACGGTTGGTGGAGAAATACTCGGACGAGGAATTGAGCATCACGATTACTGGGCACAGCCTCGGGAGCGCGTTGGCAATTTTGAGCGCGTACGACATAACCGAAACGGGTTTGAACGTGATGTCGGACGGGCGGGTCGTGCCCGTATCCGTATTGTCGTATTCGGGTCCTCGGGTTGGGAACGTGCGGTTTAAGGAGCGGCTCGAGTCGTTGGGTGTTAAAGTGTTGAGAGTGGTGAACGTTCACGATGTGGTCCCCAAGTCGCCCGGGCTGTTCTTTAACGAACACGTAGCGCCGAGGCTCATGAAGTTAGCGGAGGGCCTGCCGTGGAGCTACTCGCATGTCGGAGTACAACTTGAGTTGGATCACAAAAACTCGCCCTTTTTGAAGCCGACGAATGACCCTGGTTGCGCCCATAATTTGGAGGCTCACTTGCATTTGCTCGACGG GTACCATGGAAAAGGCCACAGATTTGTGCTAGCCAGTGGAAGAGACCCAGCACTGGTGAACAAAGCCTCGGATTTTTTGAAAGACCATTACTTGGTTCCACCTTACTGGAGGCAAGATCATAACAAGGGCATGGTGAGGTGCAAGGACGGCCGGTGGATCCAGGCCGAACGGCCGAAACTCGACGATCATCACCCCGAAGACATACACCACCATCTCAAGCAACTAGGCCTTGCTTCTGATCACTAA